One part of the Sporocytophaga myxococcoides DSM 11118 genome encodes these proteins:
- a CDS encoding TonB-dependent receptor has protein sequence MNKYYSILFFLFSILVFAQSSVLAQTGSVSGIVKDSLGESLIGATVFVEGAGLGTATGIDGDYMIKGIMPGTYTIKVEYLGYENKFVHNVIIKGDETTKLNIEMKTDPEQIAEVVVTGTKVTNSEKAVVQEIKESEEVVTGVSAEQISKSQDRTTADVMRRIPGVTVVDNRFVVVRGLSERYNAVMLNDMMAPSTEIDRRSFSFDVIPSGLLDRLLIYKSGAADLPGDFAGAVIKVYTRNIVDTNATQIGFSLSDRIGTTFNNLHLEKGSGTDFIGVDSKRGLPSDFPKDNLRNYYSNQLFDVSRSFKNAWNTQSTTALPDMRFNINLSRKFFVKGVKVSNISSVNYTNAYTYFKISRATYDAFDKSTQNTPQRTSVSDDQYSRNVNVGLISNWTFEYNSRNKILFRNLYTRLGTSQTTERNGVDLMNKYDLQNLAIWYLSRGIYMGQLQGDHNLTNDKTKLNWTVGYSNINRNEPDYRRVRSQRPTGSNEAFQIQIPSSASTFDAARFYSNMNENLVMTSGDLEHNFKDSDTARPFIVKGGYYFEYKKRDFEARWLSYKWADFENPSLPENQNFNSQPVDQIFGPGNLAPNKLVIEEGTNLTDAYQANSFLSAGYFGTSFGFLNNFNLSTGLRLENYHQELTTPSFNAGDKVNSTNTNLLPFANLSYTFSEKMLLRAAYSRTVNRGNFRELAPFSYYDFEYNVNYVGNPKLKIANINNYDLRWELYPTPSENIALGVFYKSFINPIEIYNEQGASLPVFTYGNAPKSSSVGAELELRKSLSFISNNKFLENLSLVSNASVIRSRVDLGNTDIKENSRPMQGQSPYVINTGLYYNNPDTRWQVTLLYNVIGKRIFLVGNNNTPTIYEMPRNVMDLTITKGITERFLVRFGIQDLFNQQYKLMYDSNFDSKITSVDGYFQKNGRGQYITAGISYSF, from the coding sequence ATGAATAAGTATTATTCTATTTTATTTTTTCTCTTCTCAATTCTTGTTTTTGCACAAAGCAGTGTATTAGCACAAACAGGCAGTGTCTCAGGAATTGTAAAAGACTCCTTAGGTGAATCATTGATCGGAGCTACTGTCTTTGTAGAAGGAGCAGGGCTCGGAACTGCAACAGGTATTGATGGTGATTACATGATAAAAGGCATAATGCCTGGAACTTATACAATCAAGGTAGAATACCTTGGTTATGAAAATAAGTTTGTACACAATGTAATCATCAAAGGGGACGAAACTACAAAGCTTAATATAGAGATGAAAACGGATCCGGAGCAAATTGCGGAAGTAGTTGTTACCGGAACAAAAGTAACCAACAGTGAAAAAGCTGTTGTGCAGGAGATTAAAGAAAGTGAGGAGGTAGTTACCGGTGTTTCTGCAGAACAGATAAGTAAATCACAGGACAGAACTACTGCTGATGTAATGAGAAGAATACCGGGGGTAACTGTTGTAGACAATAGATTCGTTGTTGTCAGAGGATTAAGTGAAAGGTATAATGCCGTTATGCTGAATGATATGATGGCTCCAAGCACTGAGATTGACAGAAGAAGCTTTTCTTTCGATGTGATACCAAGCGGACTTCTGGACAGACTTTTAATATATAAATCAGGAGCTGCAGATCTTCCTGGTGATTTTGCCGGTGCAGTTATCAAAGTCTACACAAGAAATATTGTAGATACCAATGCTACACAAATAGGCTTCTCTCTGTCTGACAGGATTGGAACAACTTTTAATAACCTTCATCTTGAAAAAGGCAGCGGAACAGATTTCATTGGAGTAGATTCTAAAAGAGGTCTTCCATCGGATTTTCCCAAAGACAATTTAAGAAACTACTATAGCAATCAGCTGTTTGATGTAAGTAGGTCATTCAAAAATGCATGGAACACACAATCAACAACAGCATTGCCTGATATGAGATTCAATATTAACCTTTCAAGAAAATTCTTTGTGAAAGGTGTTAAGGTTTCAAACATATCTTCAGTAAATTATACCAATGCTTATACATATTTTAAGATTTCAAGAGCTACATATGATGCATTTGATAAAAGCACTCAGAATACTCCTCAGAGAACAAGTGTAAGTGATGATCAGTATTCAAGAAATGTTAACGTTGGACTTATTTCCAACTGGACATTTGAGTACAATTCAAGGAATAAAATTTTATTCAGAAATCTATATACGAGGTTAGGAACTAGTCAGACTACAGAAAGAAATGGAGTTGATCTGATGAATAAATATGATTTGCAAAATCTTGCCATTTGGTATTTAAGCAGAGGAATCTATATGGGCCAGTTACAGGGTGACCATAACCTTACTAATGATAAGACTAAACTTAACTGGACTGTAGGTTATAGTAATATAAACAGAAATGAACCTGATTACAGAAGAGTAAGATCTCAGAGACCTACTGGATCAAATGAGGCTTTTCAAATACAGATTCCATCTTCAGCTTCTACATTTGATGCTGCAAGATTTTATTCAAATATGAATGAAAACCTGGTGATGACCAGCGGAGATCTTGAGCATAATTTTAAAGATTCTGATACAGCAAGGCCATTCATAGTAAAAGGTGGTTATTATTTTGAATATAAGAAAAGAGATTTTGAAGCAAGATGGTTGTCTTATAAATGGGCAGATTTTGAGAATCCTTCATTACCGGAAAATCAGAATTTTAATTCTCAGCCTGTTGACCAGATATTTGGTCCGGGAAATTTAGCTCCAAACAAGCTGGTAATAGAAGAGGGAACCAACTTGACTGATGCTTATCAAGCTAATAGCTTTTTATCAGCAGGTTATTTTGGAACTTCGTTTGGGTTTCTTAACAATTTCAATCTTTCAACAGGACTACGCTTAGAAAACTATCATCAGGAGTTGACAACACCATCGTTCAACGCAGGTGACAAAGTTAATTCTACCAATACCAATTTACTGCCATTTGCAAACCTAAGCTATACTTTCAGTGAAAAGATGCTTTTAAGAGCAGCATACAGCAGAACTGTTAACAGAGGTAATTTCAGAGAGCTTGCACCTTTCTCTTATTATGACTTTGAATATAACGTGAACTATGTCGGTAATCCTAAATTGAAAATCGCAAACATTAATAACTATGATCTTAGATGGGAGCTATATCCTACACCTTCTGAGAATATAGCTTTAGGCGTTTTCTATAAAAGCTTTATAAATCCAATTGAGATCTATAATGAACAAGGCGCTTCTTTACCTGTATTCACTTATGGTAATGCACCTAAATCAAGCAGTGTGGGAGCAGAGCTGGAGTTGAGAAAATCATTGTCATTTATTTCCAATAATAAATTTTTAGAAAACCTTAGTCTTGTGTCAAATGCTTCTGTTATAAGAAGCCGTGTAGATCTTGGAAATACAGATATCAAAGAAAATTCAAGACCAATGCAGGGGCAGTCTCCATATGTTATCAATACAGGTCTTTATTATAACAACCCTGATACCCGTTGGCAAGTTACATTACTTTATAACGTAATTGGAAAGAGAATATTCCTTGTTGGAAATAACAATACTCCAACCATTTATGAGATGCCAAGAAACGTTATGGATTTAACTATAACTAAAGGTATCACTGAAAGATTTCTGGTAAGATTTGGTATACAGGATTTGTTTAATCAACAGTATAAACTAATGTATGATTCAAACTTTGATTCAAAGATCACCTCTGTTGATGGGTATTTTCAGAAGAACGGTAGAGGTCAGTATATAACAGCTGGTATATCATATTCTTTTTAA
- a CDS encoding ArsR/SmtB family transcription factor has protein sequence MAITKRNEFQAHQVKISVLAKALAHPARVAIMELLAAKGPCLCGSIVNELPLSQSTISQHLKDLKEAGLIKGAIDGPRVYYSLDEEQFKLSKIFMDRFYNESFRAIENTKKVLQN, from the coding sequence ATGGCTATTACAAAAAGGAATGAATTTCAGGCGCATCAGGTGAAAATTTCTGTATTGGCAAAAGCTCTTGCTCATCCGGCTCGAGTTGCTATTATGGAGTTATTAGCTGCGAAAGGGCCTTGTTTGTGCGGAAGTATCGTAAATGAACTTCCATTGTCCCAGTCAACTATCAGTCAGCATCTTAAAGACCTTAAGGAAGCTGGCCTTATCAAAGGTGCGATAGACGGGCCAAGGGTTTATTATTCTCTAGATGAAGAACAGTTCAAATTGTCTAAGATTTTCATGGACAGATTTTATAACGAATCTTTCAGAGCAATAGAGAATACTAAGAAAGTTTTACAGAATTAA
- a CDS encoding MFS transporter translates to MKVITHDPYAALRIADFRLFIFSRLFLTLSVQMQTVVVGWQIYDLTKDPLALGLIGLAEFLPSISVSLIAGHIADIVPRKRIILACMALLLFCTSALFYFTTDLSTFLARYNALPIYIVIFISGFARGFIGPALFSFMPQLVSREIYANAITWNSSTWQAAAVGGPALGGLIYGFHGISISYFTDLSLMIIAIALMSFVKSRPVPLSDESASSIFERIKVGIKFVFTNQLILSAISLDLFAVLFGGAVALLPVFAKDILHEGPQALGYLRAAPALGAVTMAVIMAYKPIKQQAGLKMLGAVAGFGLAMIVFAVSKNFWLSFAALLTSGIFDSISVIIRSTLVHTLTPESMKGRVSAVNNIFIGSSNELGAFESGVAARFLGVVPSVIFGGCMTLLVVAVTRIKAKKLKSLNLD, encoded by the coding sequence ATGAAAGTTATAACCCACGATCCTTACGCTGCCCTCAGAATAGCTGATTTCAGATTATTTATTTTTTCCAGATTGTTTCTGACCTTGTCTGTTCAAATGCAGACTGTAGTTGTTGGATGGCAGATTTATGACCTGACAAAAGATCCGCTTGCACTCGGACTGATAGGACTTGCAGAATTCCTTCCTTCCATCTCCGTTTCATTGATCGCTGGACACATTGCTGATATTGTACCCAGAAAAAGGATAATTCTCGCCTGTATGGCTCTATTACTTTTCTGTACAAGCGCGTTGTTCTATTTTACGACAGACTTGTCGACATTCCTTGCCAGGTATAATGCATTACCAATTTATATAGTAATCTTCATAAGCGGCTTTGCAAGAGGATTTATAGGACCAGCACTTTTTTCTTTTATGCCTCAGTTGGTTTCAAGAGAAATTTACGCCAATGCCATTACCTGGAACTCCAGTACATGGCAGGCAGCTGCTGTGGGAGGACCAGCTCTTGGTGGACTTATTTATGGATTTCACGGAATCAGCATTTCTTATTTTACGGATCTATCTCTTATGATTATTGCAATAGCTCTTATGAGCTTTGTAAAAAGCAGACCCGTACCACTTTCTGATGAAAGTGCCAGCTCTATATTTGAAAGAATTAAAGTAGGGATCAAGTTCGTATTCACGAATCAGCTTATTTTAAGTGCTATCAGTCTGGATCTTTTTGCTGTACTATTTGGAGGAGCTGTAGCACTGCTTCCGGTTTTTGCAAAAGACATTTTACATGAAGGTCCTCAGGCACTGGGATATCTGAGAGCTGCTCCGGCATTGGGTGCCGTGACGATGGCAGTGATCATGGCTTACAAGCCAATTAAACAACAGGCAGGGTTAAAAATGCTTGGTGCTGTTGCTGGCTTTGGATTGGCAATGATTGTTTTTGCTGTTTCCAAAAACTTCTGGCTATCTTTTGCAGCATTGCTTACGAGCGGAATTTTTGACAGCATCAGTGTAATTATCCGATCCACGCTTGTTCACACACTTACTCCAGAAAGTATGAAGGGAAGAGTATCAGCAGTTAACAATATATTCATAGGATCCTCTAATGAACTGGGAGCATTTGAATCAGGAGTAGCGGCAAGGTTTTTAGGTGTGGTACCTTCAGTCATTTTCGGTGGGTGTATGACTTTACTTGTTGTTGCAGTAACCCGTATAAAAGCAAAGAAGCTTAAATCCTTAAATCTGGACTAA
- a CDS encoding GNAT family N-acetyltransferase: MKKEDEMTLKINHDQQYKKFYIDIAGRSATLKYERFDGIIDLRVLFVPQNLRGKGIAKKVIEHVVKFAKKNNLKIKTSCSYIANYLIEHPELNEMVLKREELQNIVLSDN, from the coding sequence TTGAAAAAGGAGGATGAGATGACGCTTAAAATTAACCATGATCAGCAGTATAAAAAATTTTACATAGATATAGCTGGCCGCAGCGCAACACTTAAATATGAAAGATTTGACGGTATAATTGACCTTCGTGTTTTATTTGTTCCTCAGAATTTGAGAGGCAAAGGTATTGCTAAAAAAGTGATAGAACATGTAGTGAAGTTTGCCAAAAAGAATAATTTGAAAATTAAAACGTCCTGTTCTTACATTGCCAATTACCTGATAGAACATCCTGAGTTGAATGAGATGGTTTTGAAAAGAGAGGAATTACAAAATATTGTTTTAAGCGATAACTGA
- the coaE gene encoding dephospho-CoA kinase (Dephospho-CoA kinase (CoaE) performs the final step in coenzyme A biosynthesis.) — MKNKQIQKIGITGGIGSGKTTVSRVFSVLGIPVYYADDRAKWLMENKVEVIDSISSLFGKEAYSSGKLNRSLISSKAFHNPALLEQLNAIVHPAVGKDYAEWHLSQRNVPYTLKEAALLFEAGSYKDLDKTILVLSPENLRIRRIIKRDPFRTQEDIKAILERQMKDEEKQKLADFYILNDEAHLVIPQVVKIHGELS; from the coding sequence ATGAAGAATAAACAGATTCAAAAAATAGGAATTACCGGCGGCATTGGCAGTGGCAAAACAACTGTCAGCAGGGTGTTTTCTGTATTGGGAATTCCTGTTTATTATGCCGATGATAGAGCTAAATGGTTGATGGAAAATAAAGTAGAAGTGATTGATAGCATATCGTCGCTTTTCGGAAAAGAAGCTTATTCCTCAGGTAAGCTCAACAGGTCACTTATTTCTTCAAAAGCTTTTCATAATCCTGCCCTGCTTGAACAACTTAATGCAATTGTACATCCAGCTGTTGGAAAAGATTATGCAGAGTGGCATTTGTCACAAAGAAATGTTCCATATACCCTTAAAGAAGCTGCATTACTTTTTGAAGCCGGCTCCTATAAAGATCTTGATAAAACCATTCTGGTATTGTCTCCGGAAAATCTTAGAATAAGGAGAATAATAAAAAGAGACCCTTTCAGAACACAGGAAGATATCAAAGCTATCCTTGAAAGGCAGATGAAAGATGAGGAAAAGCAAAAGCTGGCAGATTTTTACATCCTGAATGATGAAGCTCATCTCGTTATTCCACAAGTTGTTAAGATTCACGGAGAACTAAGCTAA
- the yajC gene encoding preprotein translocase subunit YajC, with product MNLNILLQAQQGGDQWVSLVFFGVIIVVFYFFMIRPQQKKSKEQKEFRESVKKGDDVVTIGGLHGKVSSVESDDTIILEVDKGVRLKFERSAISAEATKRTQAPAAKS from the coding sequence ATGAACCTAAACATTTTATTGCAAGCGCAACAAGGAGGAGATCAGTGGGTGTCTCTTGTTTTTTTCGGCGTTATCATCGTGGTATTTTATTTCTTTATGATCAGACCACAACAGAAAAAGTCAAAAGAACAAAAGGAATTTAGAGAAAGCGTAAAGAAAGGTGATGATGTTGTTACAATTGGTGGCCTTCATGGTAAAGTTTCCAGTGTTGAAAGTGACGATACTATCATTCTGGAAGTAGACAAAGGAGTGAGACTTAAATTTGAGAGATCAGCAATCTCTGCTGAGGCAACTAAAAGAACTCAGGCTCCCGCTGCCAAATCCTAA
- a CDS encoding DUF1573 domain-containing protein, protein MKRAFKLIFSLSLAGALMLAACEKKGEESTGTSESTESSANGDSSEAKKEEQLATTQISFAENSHNFGKINEGEIVEHTFVFKNTGTAPLIIRDAKASCGCTIPEWTKEPVQPGQEGKLEVKYNSSGKEGKINKTVTVFANTEPAETKLEIEAEVLTKKNLSGPFKNQ, encoded by the coding sequence ATGAAACGCGCTTTTAAACTAATTTTTTCTTTGAGTCTGGCAGGAGCGTTAATGCTTGCTGCATGCGAAAAGAAAGGTGAAGAATCAACAGGAACTTCTGAATCAACCGAATCTTCAGCGAATGGAGACTCTTCTGAAGCAAAAAAGGAAGAACAACTTGCAACTACTCAAATATCTTTTGCGGAAAACAGTCATAATTTCGGTAAAATCAATGAAGGAGAAATTGTAGAACATACTTTTGTTTTCAAAAATACCGGAACTGCACCTCTTATCATCAGAGATGCGAAGGCTTCCTGCGGATGCACTATTCCTGAATGGACAAAAGAACCAGTGCAGCCAGGACAAGAAGGAAAATTGGAAGTGAAATACAATAGCTCCGGAAAAGAAGGAAAAATCAATAAAACAGTTACTGTATTTGCCAATACAGAGCCCGCTGAAACAAAGCTGGAGATTGAGGCAGAAGTACTTACAAAGAAGAATTTGTCTGGTCCGTTTAAAAACCAATAA
- a CDS encoding isocitrate/isopropylmalate dehydrogenase family protein — MKKLVTLIPGDGIGPEIIESVKDIFSAAGAPIDWEEINAGQISVDKGGKLIPDELIASLKKNRIGLKGPITTPVGKGFKSINVQLRQLFDLYANIRPCKNIPGLITKFSNVDLVIVRENTEGLYSGLEYYDERLGISDSIARVTKVGCHQIVKEAFEYAKNNGRKKVTLVHKANILKQAGALFLQAGEEIAKQYPDIQKDEIIIDNMCMQLVVRPEKFDVIVTTNLFGDILSDLCAGLVGGLGIVAGSNIGKEASIFEAVHGSAPDIAGKGIANPTAILKSAVMMLEHMGEQTIAKRIDKALDLTLSVKEQCTGDLGGKASTKEFTKNVIKNL, encoded by the coding sequence ATGAAGAAGCTGGTTACTCTAATTCCGGGCGATGGAATAGGCCCGGAAATCATTGAATCCGTTAAGGATATTTTCAGTGCAGCCGGCGCCCCGATAGACTGGGAAGAAATAAACGCAGGCCAAATTTCTGTCGACAAAGGCGGAAAATTAATACCTGATGAGTTGATTGCTTCTTTAAAAAAGAATAGGATCGGTTTGAAAGGTCCGATTACAACTCCTGTAGGCAAAGGATTTAAAAGTATAAATGTTCAGCTTCGTCAGCTGTTTGATCTTTATGCTAATATCAGACCTTGCAAAAACATTCCAGGACTGATTACTAAATTTTCCAATGTAGATCTGGTCATTGTAAGAGAAAATACAGAAGGGCTTTATTCTGGATTGGAATACTACGACGAACGTTTAGGGATATCAGATTCCATAGCTCGTGTCACTAAAGTGGGTTGTCATCAGATTGTGAAAGAGGCTTTTGAATATGCTAAAAATAATGGCCGTAAAAAAGTTACTCTTGTACATAAAGCTAATATTCTTAAGCAAGCTGGAGCTCTCTTCCTTCAGGCTGGTGAAGAAATAGCCAAACAATATCCGGATATACAGAAAGACGAAATTATTATCGATAACATGTGCATGCAGCTGGTAGTAAGACCTGAGAAGTTTGATGTTATTGTCACTACCAATCTTTTCGGAGATATCCTTTCGGATCTTTGTGCTGGTCTGGTTGGTGGTCTGGGAATTGTTGCAGGATCTAATATCGGCAAGGAAGCATCTATTTTTGAGGCTGTACATGGTTCGGCTCCGGATATAGCCGGCAAAGGTATTGCAAATCCTACTGCCATTCTGAAGTCAGCTGTGATGATGCTTGAGCACATGGGTGAACAAACTATCGCCAAAAGAATCGACAAAGCCCTGGATCTTACACTTTCTGTTAAAGAGCAGTGCACCGGTGATCTTGGTGGAAAAGCTTCGACCAAAGAATTTACTAAAAATGTCATAAAGAACCTTTAA
- a CDS encoding YtxH domain-containing protein, translating into MSKSSKTFLAFLAGATAGAIIGILYAPDKGKNTRDKLSFQLDKYKTKLQELIAQLMEEKDLPHTAARAEGQKVINDTKVRAEELLGDVESLIDQIKGRK; encoded by the coding sequence ATGAGCAAAAGTTCTAAAACCTTCCTGGCTTTTCTGGCCGGTGCTACTGCAGGCGCAATCATTGGTATCCTTTACGCTCCCGACAAAGGAAAAAATACCAGAGATAAATTAAGCTTTCAGCTTGATAAGTATAAAACAAAACTTCAGGAACTTATTGCTCAGTTAATGGAAGAAAAAGATTTACCACATACTGCTGCAAGAGCTGAAGGGCAAAAGGTAATCAATGATACAAAAGTTAGAGCGGAAGAGCTTCTGGGAGATGTGGAAAGCTTGATTGATCAGATAAAAGGTCGTAAGTAA
- the nusB gene encoding transcription antitermination factor NusB: MQTLYALSQSEVSNFELGKDYMDEKFAPDLNAPERPDYEKLHKQKEHAKKVYERSFLHQSVIDTESDPEIKVAVLNARNEFKKQVDKDRKYFRVLLGENVNSIFERYIKFLMLPYKIAEEAEFNFNKNKNKFIITPEDALNEIKLKQNKLVEALALNKHIEAARIKKNISWKEGEIASIYKDIVRPDNEYREYLMKPSDFETDKAFILYLLKTLIFKSKIVDGFFEEGDIYWTEDKSIIKSLVVKTLKEIEEDKAEDFDLLEISGNWEEDQEFYRELYDKTVADEEELEKLVEDKIKNWDIERLAATDKIILKLAIGEMIHFPSIPVKVTINEYIEISKEYSTPKSKQFVNGVLDKVSEELVKSGVIKKSGRGLIDNK; the protein is encoded by the coding sequence ATGCAAACGCTCTATGCGCTAAGTCAGTCTGAGGTGTCAAATTTTGAGCTGGGAAAAGATTACATGGATGAAAAATTTGCTCCGGATCTTAATGCCCCGGAAAGACCCGACTATGAAAAGCTTCATAAGCAAAAGGAGCATGCCAAAAAAGTATACGAAAGAAGTTTTTTACACCAGAGTGTTATCGATACTGAATCTGATCCTGAAATAAAAGTTGCAGTACTAAATGCAAGAAACGAATTCAAAAAGCAGGTAGACAAAGACCGCAAATATTTCAGAGTCCTGCTGGGGGAAAACGTAAATTCAATCTTTGAGAGATACATCAAATTTCTGATGTTGCCATATAAAATCGCAGAAGAGGCAGAATTTAACTTTAACAAGAATAAAAATAAATTTATCATTACTCCTGAGGATGCCCTCAATGAAATCAAACTGAAACAAAACAAGTTAGTTGAGGCTTTGGCTTTGAATAAACATATTGAGGCTGCAAGAATCAAAAAGAACATCAGTTGGAAAGAAGGGGAAATAGCAAGCATCTACAAAGATATTGTTCGTCCTGATAATGAATATCGGGAGTATCTTATGAAACCTTCTGATTTCGAAACTGATAAGGCTTTTATTCTTTATCTGTTGAAAACCCTGATATTCAAAAGTAAAATAGTTGATGGTTTCTTTGAAGAAGGAGATATATATTGGACAGAAGATAAATCTATCATAAAAAGTCTGGTAGTTAAAACTCTTAAGGAAATAGAAGAAGACAAAGCGGAGGATTTTGATCTTCTGGAAATTTCAGGAAACTGGGAAGAAGATCAGGAGTTTTACAGAGAACTTTATGATAAAACAGTTGCTGATGAAGAGGAGTTAGAGAAACTGGTTGAGGATAAAATTAAAAACTGGGATATAGAAAGGCTTGCGGCAACAGATAAAATTATCCTTAAACTGGCAATCGGTGAAATGATACATTTCCCGAGTATTCCTGTGAAAGTAACCATTAATGAGTATATTGAAATATCAAAAGAATACAGTACTCCAAAAAGCAAGCAATTTGTAAACGGTGTACTGGATAAGGTTTCTGAAGAATTGGTAAAATCCGGGGTGATTAAGAAAAGCGGAAGAGGTTTGATAGATAATAAATAA
- a CDS encoding ABC transporter ATP-binding protein, translating into MKELNYLNKYFYKYRTKFLLGLGFIILSKIFATVPAVIVRWAINYVTESYNRTHTKGIEKIFFQTDNFAYNIAMAGLAIIGMAILSGLFLYFQRQTIIGTSRLIEFDLKNEIYDHYQTLPLSFYRKNNTGDLLARVSEDVSNVRMYLGPAIMYILDLIVLFAVTVPIMFFANAKLTLYVLLPLPILALSIFLIENLIVKKSLAIQKELSALSTYSQESFSGIRVAKSFVREDKISQGFADASEVYKAKSLELARVNAFFFPVILALIGLSTIMVLYVGGNELIEGRLHYGNIPEFFLYINRLTWPVASLGWTTSLVQKAEASQGRINEFLKTKTDIVSQKNFSKNLQGGVEFDNVSLVYPDTGITALNGVSFKVKAGESLAIIGGTGSGKSTIANLMVRLYDTSQGTIKVDNVAIKDYDIQSLRAQCGYVPQDVFLFSDSIKNNIAFGSLFIGEDQIVQAAKDADLYQNIVEFPEKFDTILGERGITLSGGQKQRLSIARAISRSPKILILDDCLSAVDTKTENTILNNLKKIMKDRTTIIISHRASSVKLADQIIVLENGEIAERGNHESLMKLNGIYKTLYTKQLEEESKV; encoded by the coding sequence GTGAAGGAGTTAAATTACCTCAATAAATATTTCTACAAGTACAGGACTAAATTTTTACTGGGACTTGGCTTTATAATTTTGTCAAAAATTTTCGCTACAGTACCAGCTGTAATTGTTCGTTGGGCAATCAACTATGTTACTGAAAGTTACAATAGGACGCACACGAAAGGTATTGAAAAAATCTTTTTCCAGACAGATAACTTTGCCTATAACATTGCTATGGCCGGGCTGGCCATTATTGGTATGGCAATACTCAGTGGGCTTTTCCTTTATTTTCAGAGACAGACAATCATTGGGACTTCAAGGCTCATTGAGTTCGATCTGAAAAATGAAATTTATGACCACTATCAGACTCTTCCTCTTAGTTTTTACAGAAAAAACAATACGGGAGATTTGCTGGCAAGGGTTTCAGAAGACGTCAGTAATGTCAGAATGTACCTGGGACCAGCTATTATGTATATATTAGATTTAATTGTACTTTTTGCTGTCACCGTACCTATCATGTTTTTTGCAAATGCAAAACTTACATTATATGTATTACTTCCACTACCCATACTTGCCCTTTCAATATTTCTGATTGAAAACCTTATCGTTAAAAAATCTCTGGCCATTCAAAAAGAGCTTTCTGCCCTTTCAACTTATTCTCAGGAATCTTTTTCAGGAATAAGGGTAGCCAAATCATTTGTGAGAGAAGACAAAATTTCTCAGGGATTTGCAGATGCAAGTGAAGTTTATAAAGCTAAATCCCTGGAGCTTGCCAGAGTGAATGCATTCTTCTTTCCTGTTATTCTTGCCTTGATAGGCCTAAGTACAATCATGGTTTTATATGTCGGAGGAAATGAATTGATAGAAGGAAGATTACATTACGGAAACATTCCTGAATTCTTTCTTTACATCAACCGTCTGACCTGGCCAGTTGCTTCTCTCGGCTGGACAACCAGCCTGGTTCAGAAAGCAGAAGCATCCCAGGGAAGAATCAATGAATTCCTGAAAACCAAAACGGATATTGTTTCTCAAAAGAATTTCAGCAAAAATCTACAAGGTGGAGTTGAATTTGATAATGTTTCCCTTGTTTATCCTGACACTGGTATTACTGCACTAAATGGCGTTTCCTTTAAAGTAAAAGCCGGAGAATCCCTGGCCATTATAGGAGGCACTGGCTCTGGCAAATCTACCATTGCAAACCTTATGGTAAGACTTTATGACACTTCTCAAGGCACCATCAAGGTTGATAATGTTGCAATCAAGGATTATGATATTCAATCTTTAAGAGCACAATGCGGATATGTCCCTCAGGATGTCTTTCTGTTTAGTGATTCTATTAAAAATAATATTGCATTTGGTTCACTATTTATAGGAGAAGATCAGATTGTACAAGCAGCCAAAGATGCTGATCTGTATCAAAACATAGTAGAATTCCCTGAAAAGTTTGATACAATCCTTGGTGAAAGGGGGATTACTCTTTCTGGCGGGCAAAAGCAAAGATTATCCATTGCAAGAGCTATTTCAAGATCACCCAAAATATTGATTCTTGACGATTGCCTTTCAGCTGTTGATACCAAAACAGAAAACACTATCCTGAACAATCTTAAGAAAATAATGAAAGACAGAACAACAATCATTATTTCTCATAGAGCATCTTCAGTGAAGCTTGCTGATCAGATTATTGTTCTGGAAAATGGAGAGATTGCAGAAAGAGGCAATCATGAAAGCCTGATGAAACTTAATGGTATCTATAAGACATTATATACCAAACAGCTGGAAGAAGAAAGTAAGGTTTAA